A genome region from Deinococcus sp. KNUC1210 includes the following:
- the thrC gene encoding threonine synthase codes for MSRPGSSFLGRAALPSGGAAKGDSMQYISTRGGIAPVGFIQAVLMGLADDGGLLVPEHLPQLSAATLEQWRTLSYQELTLELLTLFAGDELPRADLRDIVQRSYATFRHPDVTPLHRLQDDLYVLELFHGPTFAFKDVALQLLGNMYAYISQQTGSIIHILGATSGDTGASAIAGVSGKPGVRICILYPHGRVSEVQQLQMTTIADENVLNLAIEGTFDDAQRIIKEVFGDAAFKQRYHLRAINSINILRILAQVTYYFYAYFRVSEQQSGRSISFSVPTGNFGDIFAGYLAKQMGLPIHRLIVATNENDILVRFVQDGVYRPEAFRSTHSPSMDIQVASNFERYLYYLYGENPAKVKDLMGEFREKALISVPQADLERVRTDFAARSIENAACLTTISQVYADSGYLLDPHTACGVAAAGAEATGDITIALATAHPAKFNEAIALSGLQQSFPDEIQALFGKPQRQQVIPATSQDVERHLVEFFGAASGVLPEQAEVLETLS; via the coding sequence GTGAGCAGGCCCGGAAGCAGCTTCTTGGGCCGAGCAGCCCTGCCTTCCGGCGGCGCGGCCAAGGGAGATTCGATGCAGTACATCAGCACGCGGGGCGGCATTGCCCCGGTTGGATTTATACAGGCTGTCCTGATGGGACTGGCAGACGACGGCGGCCTGCTCGTTCCTGAGCATCTGCCGCAGCTCTCGGCAGCCACCCTGGAGCAGTGGCGCACGCTGTCCTATCAGGAACTGACGCTCGAACTGCTGACCCTGTTCGCGGGCGACGAGCTTCCGCGTGCCGACCTCCGCGACATCGTGCAGCGGAGCTACGCCACCTTCCGGCACCCCGACGTGACCCCGTTACACAGACTTCAGGACGACCTGTACGTCCTGGAACTCTTTCACGGCCCGACGTTTGCCTTCAAAGACGTGGCGCTGCAACTGCTCGGCAACATGTACGCCTATATCTCGCAGCAGACCGGCTCGATCATTCACATCCTGGGGGCCACCTCCGGCGATACCGGGGCGTCGGCCATCGCGGGCGTCAGCGGCAAGCCGGGCGTGCGGATCTGCATTCTGTATCCTCACGGCAGAGTCAGTGAGGTGCAGCAGCTCCAGATGACCACCATCGCCGACGAGAACGTGTTGAATCTGGCGATTGAAGGCACCTTCGACGACGCCCAGCGCATCATCAAAGAGGTGTTCGGCGACGCGGCGTTCAAGCAGCGCTACCACCTGCGGGCCATCAATTCCATCAACATCCTGCGGATTCTGGCGCAGGTCACCTATTACTTCTACGCGTATTTCCGGGTCTCCGAGCAGCAGAGCGGCAGAAGCATCAGCTTCAGCGTGCCCACCGGGAACTTTGGCGATATCTTCGCGGGCTACCTGGCAAAACAGATGGGACTTCCCATTCACCGCCTGATCGTGGCGACCAACGAGAACGATATCCTGGTGCGCTTCGTGCAGGACGGCGTCTACCGCCCCGAGGCGTTCCGCAGCACGCATAGCCCCTCGATGGATATTCAGGTTGCCAGCAACTTCGAGCGTTACCTGTACTACCTGTACGGCGAGAACCCGGCGAAGGTGAAAGACCTGATGGGCGAGTTCAGGGAAAAGGCCCTGATTTCGGTGCCGCAGGCCGATCTGGAGCGCGTTCGCACCGATTTCGCCGCCAGGAGCATCGAGAACGCGGCCTGCCTGACGACCATTTCTCAGGTGTACGCGGACAGCGGCTATCTGCTTGACCCACACACCGCCTGCGGCGTCGCGGCGGCGGGTGCGGAAGCGACCGGCGATATCACCATCGCGCTTGCCACCGCTCACCCGGCCAAGTTCAACGAGGCCATCGCCCTCAGCGGGCTACAACAGAGCTTCCCGGACGAGATCCAGGCGCTGTTCGGCAAGCCTCAGCGGCAGCAGGTGATTCCGGCCACCAGCCAGGACGTCGAGCGGCATCTGGTGGAGTTCTTCGGAGCGGCGTCCGGTGTGCTGCCCGAACAGGCAGAGGTGCTGGAGACACTGAGCTGA
- a CDS encoding ABC transporter permease: MKTLDLWQLAWRGLTRRPVRTVLTALGITVAVASMVIFLSLGEGLRQVFTSELGGIGPDIQVSLNGFTQGLAPSPNLSDTTTADIQKLAPSLGISLVTPVVMSLRTSLDPSQSVVFYGLPAAQGVNAVFPKVTAAQGRLLGAADEGKPVAVVGAKAASNLKLKIGSELRLNRRASVRVTGILNPESGLTDSFIFIPLSTIQQDIGAQGKLSLVAVKLDDPRTARKTAALLSKTLNLEAQTQSDFLSFVERALKISDAVRFGISLISLIVGGLAVANTVMMGVFERTREFGTLRAIGARPGFVRSLVLSESLLLALVGGAFGILLGLVGIWGVNLYTQNLAGIDAAALTPRLTLLAFGISLLLGLIAGLLPARTAGNTVITDALGRA; encoded by the coding sequence GTGAAGACCCTCGATCTCTGGCAGTTGGCATGGCGCGGCCTGACACGGCGTCCGGTCAGAACGGTGTTGACCGCGCTCGGTATCACGGTGGCGGTGGCGAGCATGGTGATTTTCCTGTCGCTGGGCGAAGGGCTGCGGCAGGTCTTTACCAGTGAGCTGGGTGGCATCGGCCCCGATATTCAGGTGTCGCTCAACGGATTCACGCAGGGCCTCGCCCCCAGCCCCAACCTCAGCGACACCACCACCGCCGACATCCAGAAACTGGCCCCTTCCCTGGGTATCAGCCTGGTCACGCCGGTTGTCATGAGCCTGCGAACCTCGCTCGATCCGTCGCAGAGCGTGGTGTTTTACGGACTGCCCGCCGCGCAGGGCGTCAACGCCGTGTTTCCCAAGGTGACGGCAGCCCAGGGACGCCTGCTGGGCGCTGCCGACGAGGGCAAACCGGTGGCGGTGGTGGGAGCCAAGGCCGCCAGCAATCTGAAGCTGAAGATCGGCAGCGAACTCAGGCTCAATCGCCGCGCCAGTGTGCGCGTGACCGGCATCCTGAATCCCGAAAGCGGGCTGACCGATTCGTTCATCTTCATTCCGCTCAGCACCATCCAGCAGGACATCGGGGCACAGGGCAAACTGTCGCTGGTGGCAGTGAAACTCGACGATCCGCGCACCGCCCGCAAGACGGCGGCCCTGCTCTCGAAGACGCTGAATCTGGAGGCGCAGACGCAGTCCGATTTCCTCAGCTTCGTGGAACGCGCCCTGAAGATCAGCGACGCCGTGAGATTTGGCATCAGCCTGATCTCGCTGATCGTGGGCGGGCTGGCGGTTGCCAACACCGTCATGATGGGCGTGTTCGAGCGCACCCGCGAATTCGGCACGCTGCGGGCGATAGGAGCGCGGCCCGGCTTCGTGCGGAGTCTGGTGCTGAGCGAAAGTCTGCTGCTGGCACTGGTCGGTGGGGCTTTCGGTATTCTGCTGGGGCTGGTGGGCATCTGGGGCGTGAATCTGTACACCCAGAATCTGGCAGGCATCGACGCCGCCGCCCTCACGCCCCGGCTCACGCTGCTGGCTTTCGGCATCTCGCTGCTGCTGGGCCTGATCGCGGGGCTGCTTCCGGCACGCACGGCCGGCAACACCGTCATCACCGACGCCCTGGGCCGCGCATGA
- a CDS encoding glutamate-cysteine ligase family protein — protein sequence MPAAAPHVPVTLGLEEEVFVLYGDEAQGFRASTASFSGLARLLWRDWRGNVGGTASNFRRGPAARRELMSSVEIATPVHAHPGTLLASALSRRAELARALPGGLMVPLGLLPGSDEYHTAGLHVHVGVPRERLNTVYGNLARFLPVLTHASASSPWWQGAEAGPLSRPVHSFALGPLTADPLARFQDLIVTRRLGTIELRVLDPIWEPDRLHAVLNAVYALAQLPQRLPWSRARYNALRHTYASGPDAEIRALAHELQGISGFDPAWLERTVSARVLESWRQSGEVATLTALDGAYRSGHWGPVGTPHARPARWCGAAGFAAYYVPKLPYMAKKCGPSIMPPGKERPWSSKKCNDAALFSKVRAPFRAPC from the coding sequence ATGCCCGCTGCCGCTCCTCACGTTCCCGTCACGCTGGGCCTGGAAGAAGAAGTCTTCGTGCTGTACGGCGACGAGGCGCAGGGGTTCCGGGCCAGCACCGCCAGTTTCTCGGGGCTGGCCCGGCTGCTGTGGCGCGACTGGCGCGGCAACGTGGGCGGCACGGCCAGCAATTTCCGGCGCGGCCCGGCAGCGCGGCGCGAACTGATGAGCAGCGTGGAAATCGCGACTCCGGTTCATGCCCACCCCGGGACGCTGCTCGCCAGCGCTCTGAGCCGCCGCGCCGAACTGGCCCGCGCCCTGCCCGGTGGCCTGATGGTGCCGCTGGGCCTGCTGCCGGGCAGCGACGAGTATCACACGGCGGGGCTGCACGTGCATGTGGGCGTGCCCCGAGAGCGGCTGAACACCGTGTACGGCAATCTGGCCCGCTTCCTGCCGGTGCTCACGCATGCCAGCGCCAGCAGCCCCTGGTGGCAGGGCGCAGAGGCCGGGCCACTGTCTCGCCCGGTGCACAGTTTTGCGCTGGGGCCGCTGACCGCTGATCCGCTCGCCCGCTTTCAGGACCTGATCGTGACCCGGCGGCTGGGCACCATCGAACTGCGGGTGCTCGATCCCATCTGGGAACCAGACAGGCTGCACGCCGTCCTGAACGCGGTGTATGCCCTGGCGCAGTTGCCGCAGCGCCTGCCCTGGTCGCGGGCGCGGTACAACGCGCTGCGCCACACCTACGCCAGCGGCCCGGACGCCGAGATCCGTGCGCTGGCCCACGAGCTTCAGGGCATCAGCGGCTTCGATCCGGCGTGGCTGGAACGCACCGTGTCGGCGCGGGTCCTGGAAAGCTGGCGGCAGTCGGGCGAGGTCGCCACGCTGACGGCGCTCGACGGCGCGTACCGCAGCGGGCACTGGGGGCCAGTCGGCACGCCGCATGCTCGCCCGGCCCGCTGGTGCGGCGCGGCGGGATTCGCGGCCTATTACGTGCCCAAGCTGCCGTACATGGCAAAAAAGTGCGGGCCGAGCATCATGCCGCCTGGGAAGGAGAGGCCCTGGTCATCGAAGAAGTGCAATGATGCAGCGCTTTTCTCAAAGGTTCGGGCTCCCTTCCGCGCACCCTGCTAG
- the recG gene encoding ATP-dependent DNA helicase RecG codes for MPTLSEIQDKLRRPLELERAQGCQNRAVAGGMEKLLDNFARPFPKVREALRGYSAMSSEERGAALETALTLLTPAQDPPRAPSRVENRPKLPADEGAGPLPPGTELSRVNFGPGAGKKFTALGLYTLRDVLHNYPRRHEDRRALPSLAQVEDGQKVTVEGTIVAKHRRTPRPGMLILEATLENAWGERVKCTWFNQAWIEKGLREGLKLIVSGRVKRFGKSVQVAVEHMESVGESGHSLSSGRIIGIYDAKDGISQEFVRRAVQTALTRVPPGDYITARWRTQYGLTDLNDALWGMHFPHDEAHLERATARLRFDEYLFLELRVLLQGDDAILMGKRFSATDDDMQQFEASLPFTFTNAQRRVLYEIADDMRSEQQMARLLQGDVGSGKTAVAACALYLAWRDHYQGALMAPTEILARQHYASLQTYLTPLGVRVGLLIGAMSPKLKAEVQARIAAGEVDVVVGTQALIQEAVQWQNLGLAVVDEEHRFGVMQRRKLLTGRPDVLVMSATPIPRSLALTSYGDLELSIIDELPPGRTPIETKLIQDTARRQAYGFVMKQIREGRQAYVVTALIEESDTLELLAATQLADDLKVLLPEARVGLLHGRMSAVEKDEVMERFRERAFDVLVSTTVIEVGVDVPNATVMVIENAERFGLSQLHQLRGRVGRGSAQSYCVLVAGEHSQKTRKRLKIIEGSTDGFVIAEADLKLRGHGELRGTRQSGLDELKLGDLSNDLEIIERARELAKYILRHDPALNHPGLAYLRAELQARSSQVAYREVI; via the coding sequence GTGCCGACGCTGAGCGAGATTCAGGACAAGCTGCGCCGCCCGCTGGAGCTGGAGCGGGCGCAGGGCTGCCAGAACCGGGCTGTGGCGGGCGGCATGGAAAAGCTGCTCGACAACTTTGCCCGCCCCTTCCCGAAGGTGCGCGAGGCGCTGCGCGGCTACAGTGCCATGAGCAGCGAGGAACGCGGCGCGGCCCTGGAAACGGCGCTGACCCTGCTGACCCCAGCTCAGGACCCACCCCGCGCTCCCAGCCGTGTCGAAAACCGCCCGAAGCTGCCTGCTGACGAGGGCGCTGGTCCCCTGCCACCCGGCACCGAGCTGAGCCGGGTCAATTTCGGCCCCGGTGCGGGCAAGAAATTCACAGCGCTGGGGCTGTATACGCTGCGCGACGTGCTGCACAACTATCCGCGCCGCCACGAGGACCGCCGCGCCCTGCCGAGCCTCGCGCAGGTCGAGGACGGGCAGAAGGTGACGGTCGAGGGGACAATCGTGGCGAAACACCGCCGCACGCCCCGCCCCGGCATGCTGATTCTGGAAGCCACGCTCGAAAACGCCTGGGGCGAGCGCGTCAAATGCACGTGGTTCAATCAGGCGTGGATCGAAAAGGGGCTGCGCGAGGGCCTGAAGCTGATCGTGAGCGGGCGGGTCAAGCGCTTCGGCAAATCGGTACAGGTGGCTGTCGAGCACATGGAATCGGTGGGCGAGAGCGGCCACAGCCTGAGCAGCGGGCGCATCATCGGCATTTACGACGCCAAAGACGGCATCAGTCAGGAGTTTGTTCGCAGGGCGGTACAGACGGCGCTGACCCGTGTGCCGCCGGGCGACTACATCACCGCCCGCTGGCGCACCCAGTACGGTCTGACCGATCTGAACGACGCGCTGTGGGGCATGCACTTTCCGCACGATGAAGCCCATCTGGAACGGGCCACCGCCCGGCTGCGCTTCGACGAATATCTGTTTCTGGAACTGCGGGTGCTGCTTCAGGGTGACGACGCCATTCTGATGGGCAAGCGCTTTTCGGCCACCGACGACGATATGCAGCAGTTCGAGGCCAGCCTGCCCTTCACCTTCACCAACGCCCAGCGGCGCGTGCTGTACGAGATCGCCGACGATATGCGAAGCGAGCAGCAGATGGCGCGGCTGCTGCAGGGCGACGTGGGCAGCGGCAAGACGGCGGTGGCGGCGTGTGCGCTGTATCTGGCATGGCGCGACCACTATCAGGGCGCACTGATGGCCCCGACCGAGATTCTGGCGCGGCAGCATTACGCCAGCCTGCAAACGTACCTGACACCGCTGGGCGTGCGGGTCGGGCTGCTGATCGGGGCGATGAGTCCGAAGCTGAAGGCCGAGGTGCAGGCACGGATCGCGGCGGGCGAGGTGGACGTGGTGGTCGGCACCCAGGCACTGATTCAGGAGGCGGTGCAGTGGCAGAATCTGGGGCTGGCGGTGGTGGACGAGGAACACCGCTTCGGCGTGATGCAGCGGCGCAAACTGCTGACGGGCCGCCCCGACGTGCTGGTGATGAGTGCGACACCGATTCCGCGCAGTCTGGCGCTGACCAGCTACGGCGACCTGGAACTGAGCATCATCGACGAGTTGCCGCCGGGCCGCACGCCCATCGAAACCAAGCTGATTCAGGACACCGCCAGACGTCAGGCCTACGGGTTCGTGATGAAGCAGATTCGCGAGGGCAGGCAGGCCTACGTGGTCACGGCGCTGATCGAGGAATCCGACACGCTCGAACTGCTGGCCGCGACCCAGCTTGCCGACGATCTGAAGGTGCTGCTGCCCGAGGCCCGCGTGGGGCTGCTGCACGGACGGATGAGCGCCGTCGAGAAGGACGAGGTGATGGAGCGCTTCCGCGAGCGGGCCTTCGACGTGCTGGTGAGCACCACCGTGATCGAGGTGGGCGTGGACGTGCCGAACGCCACCGTCATGGTGATCGAGAACGCCGAGCGCTTCGGCCTCTCGCAGCTTCACCAGTTGCGCGGGCGTGTGGGCCGAGGCAGCGCCCAGAGCTACTGCGTGCTGGTGGCAGGCGAACACTCCCAGAAGACCCGCAAACGCCTGAAGATCATCGAAGGCAGCACCGACGGCTTCGTGATCGCCGAGGCCGACCTGAAGCTGCGCGGACACGGTGAACTGCGCGGCACCCGGCAGAGCGGGCTGGACGAGCTGAAACTGGGCGACCTTTCCAACGATCTGGAGATCATCGAGCGGGCACGCGAACTGGCGAAGTACATCCTTCGCCACGATCCGGCGCTCAACCACCCTGGGCTGGCCTACCTGCGCGCCGAGTTGCAGGCACGCAGCTCGCAGGTGGCCTACCGAGAGGTGATCTGA
- a CDS encoding metallophosphoesterase, translated as MRLFPALAVPLLLAACAPASTIHFQDTRAPLSAPEHPAELRVLMMGDQGKGGDIQAAVAKAIARVCQQQGCDLGVGLGDNFYPKAPDSADAAPFQERFADLYGPLKFPFLMVAGNHDESWLMGGDGANPAGLASELDYARSHPQWIMPERTYRAAWGDLAQFFVVDTAPLASYLPNRDPSYRPGAAFDEAQRAWLKQSLEASSARWNVVLGHHPLLNNGLHGSAGTYTYGAVLPWASGAAVKSMYQQAACGRADLIAAGHDHTLQLFPASTTVCPGTRLLVSGAAGETTGPGLGVPAPSDFQAMSTPGFFWLKFTPSTLTYQAYTVDAAGVPTLAYQTEDSKP; from the coding sequence ATGCGCCTGTTCCCCGCTCTGGCCGTTCCGCTGCTGCTGGCTGCCTGCGCTCCGGCCTCGACCATTCACTTTCAGGATACCCGAGCCCCGCTGAGCGCCCCCGAACATCCCGCCGAACTGCGCGTCCTGATGATGGGCGATCAGGGCAAGGGCGGCGACATTCAGGCGGCTGTGGCAAAGGCCATCGCCCGCGTGTGCCAGCAGCAGGGCTGTGACCTGGGCGTGGGCCTGGGTGACAACTTCTACCCCAAGGCCCCCGACAGCGCCGACGCCGCCCCCTTTCAGGAGCGATTTGCCGACCTGTATGGCCCGCTGAAGTTCCCCTTTCTGATGGTGGCGGGGAACCACGACGAATCGTGGCTGATGGGCGGTGACGGCGCGAATCCGGCAGGGCTGGCGAGTGAACTCGACTACGCCCGCAGCCATCCGCAGTGGATCATGCCGGAGCGGACCTACCGCGCCGCGTGGGGCGATCTGGCGCAGTTCTTCGTGGTCGATACCGCGCCGCTGGCCTCGTACCTGCCCAACCGCGACCCCAGCTACCGCCCCGGCGCGGCTTTCGACGAGGCGCAGCGGGCCTGGCTGAAACAGAGTCTGGAGGCCAGCAGCGCCCGCTGGAACGTGGTGCTGGGCCATCATCCACTGCTGAACAACGGACTGCACGGCAGCGCCGGAACCTACACCTACGGCGCGGTCTTGCCCTGGGCCAGCGGCGCGGCGGTCAAGAGCATGTATCAGCAGGCTGCCTGCGGCAGGGCCGACCTGATCGCGGCAGGCCACGACCACACGCTGCAACTGTTTCCGGCCAGCACCACCGTCTGCCCCGGCACACGCCTGCTGGTGTCGGGCGCGGCGGGCGAGACCACCGGGCCGGGCCTGGGCGTTCCCGCTCCCAGCGACTTTCAGGCCATGAGCACACCGGGCTTCTTCTGGCTGAAGTTCACCCCGTCCACCCTGACGTATCAGGCGTACACGGTCGATGCCGCGGGCGTGCCCACGCTGGCGTATCAGACGGAGGACAGCAAGCCTTGA
- a CDS encoding phosphatidylserine decarboxylase, which translates to MKRLPRFLRVLLPIAAVWAAVLYFLQRIWFYRDPIRITPPDEVIVSPCDGQVVYIRRVQDGQITAQKLGESIRVSEITHADWPEGVTPGNGWLIGIYMSPLDVHFNYAPLKAKVGGIVHNGAKLNLPMVDLWEYIQLTYLRRAVDLFAKRYALENERQTVFLEGTLEGAPLKLAMVEIADKFVNKISTFIQVGEEVRPGQKVSFIERGSQVDLFVFEEEIEFLVGVGDQVYGAQTPIARRAQR; encoded by the coding sequence ATGAAACGTCTTCCCAGGTTCCTGCGCGTGCTGCTGCCAATCGCGGCGGTGTGGGCGGCGGTGTTGTACTTCCTGCAACGCATCTGGTTTTACCGCGACCCCATCCGCATCACCCCGCCCGACGAGGTGATCGTCAGCCCCTGTGACGGGCAGGTCGTGTACATCCGCCGTGTCCAGGACGGGCAGATCACCGCTCAGAAGCTGGGCGAGAGCATCCGGGTCAGCGAGATCACCCACGCCGACTGGCCCGAGGGCGTGACGCCGGGCAACGGCTGGCTGATCGGCATCTATATGAGTCCGCTGGATGTCCATTTCAACTACGCGCCGCTGAAGGCGAAGGTGGGCGGCATCGTCCACAACGGAGCCAAACTGAATCTGCCGATGGTCGATCTGTGGGAATACATTCAGCTGACGTACCTGCGGCGTGCCGTCGATCTGTTCGCCAAGCGCTACGCCCTGGAAAACGAGCGCCAGACGGTGTTCCTGGAAGGCACGCTGGAAGGTGCGCCGCTGAAACTGGCGATGGTCGAGATCGCCGACAAGTTCGTGAACAAGATCAGCACCTTCATTCAGGTGGGCGAGGAGGTGCGGCCCGGCCAGAAGGTCAGTTTCATCGAGCGCGGCTCACAGGTCGATCTGTTCGTGTTCGAGGAGGAGATCGAGTTTCTGGTCGGCGTGGGCGATCAGGTGTACGGCGCTCAGACGCCCATTGCCCGCCGCGCCCAGCGCTGA
- a CDS encoding ABC transporter ATP-binding protein, with protein sequence MTAPVSLRTEALSRVYPSGESQVTALASFSHSFQPGMTAVVGPSGSGKSTLLNLLAGFDAPTQGRVWVGTTDLHALDEAGRADLRLRHYGFVFQSHNLVAILSAQENVEFPLMLAGVPPKERRDRARSLLAQVGLERRASHMPSQLSGGEAQRVAIARALVGEPGILLADEPTGNLDSRTGQGVLDLLMAPAHAGRTVVLITHDPEVAARADYTLRVKDGEVKEEVYA encoded by the coding sequence ATGACCGCGCCCGTTTCTCTGCGGACCGAGGCGCTCAGCCGCGTGTACCCCAGCGGTGAAAGCCAGGTGACGGCGCTGGCTTCCTTCAGCCATAGTTTTCAGCCGGGTATGACGGCGGTGGTTGGGCCGTCTGGCAGCGGCAAAAGCACGCTCCTCAATCTGCTGGCGGGCTTCGACGCTCCCACGCAGGGGCGGGTGTGGGTGGGCACCACCGACCTGCACGCGCTGGACGAGGCGGGCCGCGCCGATCTGCGGCTGCGCCACTACGGGTTCGTGTTTCAGAGCCATAATCTGGTGGCGATTCTGAGTGCTCAGGAAAACGTGGAATTCCCGCTGATGCTGGCGGGCGTGCCCCCGAAAGAGCGCCGTGACCGCGCCCGCAGCCTGCTGGCTCAGGTCGGGCTGGAGCGCAGAGCCTCTCATATGCCGTCGCAGCTGTCGGGCGGCGAGGCGCAGCGGGTGGCGATTGCCCGCGCACTGGTGGGCGAACCGGGCATTCTGCTGGCCGACGAACCCACCGGCAATCTGGACAGCCGCACCGGGCAGGGCGTCCTCGATCTGCTGATGGCTCCGGCCCACGCGGGCCGCACGGTGGTCCTGATCACCCACGATCCGGAGGTGGCCGCCCGCGCCGACTACACCCTGAGGGTGAAAGACGGCGAAGTGAAAGAAGAGGTCTACGCCTGA
- a CDS encoding DedA family protein, with translation MDWHALTHFFSLDHFLNWLNTLDPLLVHAINALTLLIEGIGVPGVPFEIPILASGILVHQGKTSLIASILWGGLGNWIGNIGGYYLGGRGMRMLPERIRGSMGIEEVRGWLARYGAWVVIISRWFGAIRTPFILYAQAAGMPIGTYSLYSLVGALSWTAAWQIGLWYFGSVFIDLWHKYQWYVMGGVGLLLVVAYFVLTRRRKKTPEQEQQTEKTELKEVLDTVEGDQKEGEQAHREEQAVQGKGR, from the coding sequence ATGGACTGGCACGCCCTGACTCACTTCTTCTCGCTCGACCATTTCCTGAACTGGTTGAATACCCTCGATCCGCTGCTGGTTCACGCCATCAACGCCCTCACGCTGCTGATCGAGGGCATCGGCGTCCCGGGCGTGCCCTTCGAGATTCCGATTCTGGCGTCGGGCATTCTGGTGCATCAGGGCAAGACCTCGCTGATCGCCAGCATTCTGTGGGGCGGTCTGGGCAACTGGATCGGCAACATCGGCGGCTACTACCTGGGTGGGCGCGGCATGCGGATGCTGCCCGAGCGTATTCGCGGCAGCATGGGCATCGAGGAGGTGCGCGGCTGGCTGGCCCGGTACGGCGCGTGGGTGGTCATCATCAGCCGCTGGTTCGGAGCCATTCGTACGCCGTTCATCCTGTACGCGCAGGCTGCGGGCATGCCCATCGGCACGTATTCGCTGTACTCGCTGGTGGGCGCTCTGAGCTGGACAGCCGCCTGGCAGATCGGGCTGTGGTACTTCGGCAGCGTGTTTATCGACCTGTGGCACAAGTATCAGTGGTACGTGATGGGCGGGGTGGGTCTGCTGCTGGTCGTCGCCTACTTCGTGCTGACCCGGCGGCGTAAAAAGACGCCAGAGCAGGAGCAGCAGACCGAGAAGACCGAGCTGAAAGAGGTGCTGGACACGGTGGAAGGGGACCAGAAAGAAGGAGAACAGGCCCACCGGGAAGAGCAGGCGGTGCAGGGCAAAGGCCGATAA
- a CDS encoding phosphotransferase gives MTRLLREAGISGSITGLDRLTGGYANDLYRARLSGSVASVVVRCWRRDPAQAATELAVMQRAAGVVPLASMLAADMSAERPVALLEDVPDMNAQQALEADPAASEQLGEALGQVFARLHRIQFDHPGLFSAPPLRAVPWPPSLPSRQLLDFAHPRLWNDTARAALGEAVQQQWWEQLRQNAPLLDVLADEASLVHADANPKNVMVRRSERGWQVTAVLDWEFAFSGSSLSDLGNLLRWEALEGPSWTTGVLRGWHEGGGPVPGQFLTLARTLDVYSLLAFVNSPESALHGPVTELIRRTVTTAQRS, from the coding sequence GTGACGCGGCTGCTGCGGGAGGCGGGCATTTCCGGCAGCATCACGGGGCTGGACCGCCTGACCGGAGGGTATGCCAACGACCTGTACCGCGCGCGGCTGTCTGGCAGCGTGGCGAGTGTGGTGGTGCGCTGCTGGCGGCGCGACCCGGCGCAGGCGGCGACCGAACTGGCCGTGATGCAGCGGGCCGCCGGAGTGGTGCCGCTGGCCTCGATGCTGGCAGCCGACATGAGCGCCGAGCGGCCCGTGGCGCTGCTCGAAGATGTGCCGGATATGAACGCTCAGCAGGCGCTGGAGGCCGATCCAGCCGCTTCAGAGCAACTGGGCGAGGCGCTGGGACAGGTCTTCGCCCGGCTCCACCGCATCCAGTTCGATCATCCGGGGCTGTTCTCTGCGCCGCCGCTGCGGGCCGTGCCGTGGCCGCCGTCTCTGCCCTCCCGGCAGTTGCTCGACTTCGCCCACCCCCGCCTCTGGAACGACACGGCCCGCGCCGCGCTGGGTGAAGCAGTGCAGCAGCAGTGGTGGGAACAGCTACGGCAGAATGCGCCCCTGCTGGACGTGCTGGCCGACGAAGCCTCGCTGGTGCATGCCGACGCCAATCCGAAAAACGTGATGGTGCGCCGCAGCGAACGGGGCTGGCAGGTCACGGCCGTGCTGGACTGGGAATTTGCCTTCAGCGGTTCCAGCCTCAGCGATCTGGGCAACCTGCTGCGCTGGGAAGCGCTTGAGGGACCGAGCTGGACGACGGGGGTGCTGCGTGGCTGGCATGAGGGCGGCGGCCCGGTTCCCGGCCAGTTCTTGACCCTGGCCCGGACGCTGGACGTGTACAGCCTGCTGGCCTTCGTCAACAGCCCGGAGTCGGCCCTGCATGGCCCGGTCACCGAACTGATCCGCCGCACGGTGACGACAGCGCAGCGGTCCTGA